The DNA region GCCCGGCACGCGCTCCCAGTCGTGCGCCCGGTCGCGGTTCGGGCCGTGCGCGCCGAGTCCGAGCGCCCCGACTCCCGGCTGCTGGTCGAGACCGACCACGGCACCTGGTCGACCCGGGCACTGATCAACGCCACCGGTACCTGGACCCGCCCCTTCCTCCCGCACTACCCTGGCCACTTCGCGGGCCGTCAGCTGCACTACGCCGAGTACCGCGGCCCCGAGGAGTTCGCGGGCAAGCGCGTCCTGGTGGTGGGCGGCGGCGCCTCGGCGATCCAGGTGCTGTCGGAGGTGGCGGCGGTGGGCGAGACGGTCTGGGTCACGCGCTCCGAACCGGTCTACCACGAGGGCCCGTTCACCCCCGAGTACGGTCGCGCGGTGGTCGCCAAGGTCGAGGAGCGGGTCCGTCAGGGGCTGCCGGTGCGCAGCGTGGTGAGCGTGACCGGACTCGGCCCCTCCGTCGCCTACCGCCGCGCGCAGGAGCTGGGGGCGCTGCACCGCCGACCGATGTTCGACCGGCTCACCGAGCACGGAGTGGCCTGGGGCACGCAGGAAACGGCGGTGGACGCGATCGTCTGGGCGACCGGTTTCCGCCCCGAGGTCGGCCACCTCGCCCCGCTCGGCCTGCGCTCCCCCGGCGGCGGCATCGCGCTCACCGGCACCCGCGCCACCGCCGACCCGCGCGTCCACCTGGTCGGCTACGGCCCGTCCGCCAGCACCATCGGCGCCAACCGGGCCGGCCGCGCCGCCGTCAACGACCTGGTCAGGCTGCTCGGCGACCCGGCGAAGCTGACGACGGAGGGGACGGCGAAGGAGACGACGACGGGGACCCCGGACGAGCGCACGCAGGTCCCCGTCGCCGGCTGAACCACCGCGGATCAGCGGTCGTAGTCGACCGTGACCCGGTCGGTGAGCGGGCGGGCCTGGCAGGTGAGGACGTAGCCGGCCGCCAGCTCCTTCTCCTCCAGCGCGAAGTTGCGGCGCATCTCCACCTCGCCCTCGGTGACCAGGGCCCGGCAGGTGCCGCAGACCCCGCCCTTGCAGGCGAACGGCAGGTCGGGGCGGGAGCGCTGGGCGCCGTCCAGGATCGAGCGGTCTCGCGGAAGGGTGAGGGTGCTGCCGCGTCCGTCGAGGACGACGGTGACCTCGCTGCGCTCGCCGGGCGCGCCCTCGGCGTCGCCGTCCGCGCGGTCCCAGTCCTCGTCGCGCTCGGCGAGCGGCTCGTCCTCGGCGTGGAACAGCTCCTGGTGCACCCGCT from Kitasatospora cathayae includes:
- a CDS encoding NAD(P)-binding domain-containing protein, with the protein product MDVLVVGAGQAGLSAAYHLRRRGFAPYREGADGGFVVLDANPTPGGAWAHRSPSLRMATVHGFHDLPDAELPAPDPEARAREVVPGYFTAYEARHALPVVRPVAVRAVRAESERPDSRLLVETDHGTWSTRALINATGTWTRPFLPHYPGHFAGRQLHYAEYRGPEEFAGKRVLVVGGGASAIQVLSEVAAVGETVWVTRSEPVYHEGPFTPEYGRAVVAKVEERVRQGLPVRSVVSVTGLGPSVAYRRAQELGALHRRPMFDRLTEHGVAWGTQETAVDAIVWATGFRPEVGHLAPLGLRSPGGGIALTGTRATADPRVHLVGYGPSASTIGANRAGRAAVNDLVRLLGDPAKLTTEGTAKETTTGTPDERTQVPVAG